The DNA window ATATAAAAATCTTCCTATTTTATCGATAAATTAATGATCAACTGCATATTTGAACGCTTTACAAAATTAGCGAACTGCTGGGGTTAACTTTGGTTATAATGGGAGACAGCCTCCATCTAAACTTTCCAATATCTCTCCCTTTGATTAAATGAGAATTACTATAACCTTTGAAAAATGAATGGATTGTATTCCAATGAACCCCGATCCATCTATCCATAGTATTCATGATTCTCGAAGATCCGCGATTTTCGAAAAATTTCCAACTCTTGATAATAACGCACGAATTCCATTAATTTTTGGAAGATATCTAAATAATAAGCCTGAAAAATTTTATTCAAGAAATATATTTGTTCAGGCAACCCAGATTTATTCTGATTTTTTGGAAAAATTTCAAGACGAACTTTTCATCTTTTTAAAGAATGAATCTCGTGAGTTAAATTTAGCTAATCGAAATTTATCTGAGATCAATTTGCTTCCCATTCATGATATCAAACTACCTGATGATGATGACATTAAATTGATCAATTATTGTGATTATTCAATACTGCCAAATTATCTCAAACTTATTGAAGGGGTATATCGAGTAATAATCAATCCAATTGTAGCATTTGTTCAACTTGAAAAAGGACAACAGATAAGTAACCAAAAAATTTTCAATCGTTGCGAAAATATTTGCAAAAAATATCCAGATTTTTCGGATCCGTTTTTGAATACTATCCGAAATGGAATTGCACATGGTGGGATTGTTTACGGAAATGGCAGTATTACATTTATTGATGAAAATAAAGTTGAAGAATATTCAATTAAACAATTCATTGTTGAATTTGACGATCTGCTCGATTTCTGCAATGCCATGATGTTGGCGTATCTTACATTTTATTATTCAAATCACTTACTTTTCAAGAGTGGTAACATTTTTTTACCATCGTCATTTCTTTTTGAAGAAATAAAAGAGGAATTATCAGCTCCAAGTTGGGAGGTACGGGGGTGTATTGAATCGGTAACATACAAAAAGGAAAACCAATTGATTATATATATTAGCGATTCTCTTTTAGGCAAAATACATCTTCTATTTTATTTAACGGGGACTGTCCGAGGTATCTTAAAACTTATTCCATTCTATGGAAAGGAATATTCAAGATTTTTTTTTAGTTTTTCATCTAAATACTATCAAAGAGGATTCTTAGCAGTTGATAGAACAAAAATTCAATTTTCGGAAAAAGAGGGATTCGATGATACTTCAATTCTGAATGCAATGGAAGTACCGTTGATTTATCATAGAAATTTAATATTTAATCGCTTGTTTTTTTGGGCAATCACTATATTGAATGGCTTTAAACCTAATATTTCTTTTATATTGAAAAATCAGCGAGTTATTAATGATGGTTTTTCCATGGAACCAAGATCTGGCCAAATATTTAGATATCGATTAGGGGTTACAATAAAAGTGAGTCTTGTGATTAAACCGAATGGAAAAGACCTTGAAACAATTATCCGGAAAGAATTTAGGAAACTAATAAATGAATCAATAAAATACGGGAGAAATTTAACTCCAATTTATAGCATTGAAAAATATTTGCCGGTTTCATTGATCCATATCAATGTGATGTCTGAAGATTTTCGGGAAAGAAAACTTGAATCTCCAGGTCTTATTCCAGAATTAATTTGCACAATTAAGCATTATAGAAAGAAACCGGAAAAAATCGTTGATATTGTCACAGGTATACCTGAAATAATTGGGGATGTAAGAATTGTTTGGAATAGTCGATCTGGATATCCAAAGACGAAATAATAAGAATTATATCAAATAATATTTGATCAGAATCTGTTTATAAGAGTGTTTCTTGTATAAGCCTTGTTGAGTGGTTTGACGAATTAGGGGATGGATATCGCTCGCATGAGTGGAAGACGTTGAGTGGTGATCGAGGAGCTAGCCAAAATGGAATTTGTTTCCTGGTTGATCATGTTCTCGTTCAGTACCTGCTTAATACTCGATAATCACCAGGATCCGTCCTCATCAAAGTCAAGTAAATTGATTTGGCCACTGTAGGTCTTGCACATTATATACTCTGCTGCAAGGAAGGTGATATAAATAAGGGCCACCAGAATCTGCCAAACCCATCCCTCGACCGCCGGCATGCATCAATAATAAAATACAGAACATCCCACCCCCCAACCATCCCCGAGCGTGGCTATTATCAGACCCGAACGCAAAATAATAAATATGTTTCGCGAGCCGCCGGTGAAAAAAGTCCTTTACTGGTGCACCCATTGCAATGTCCCCCTGCTGGCCAGGTCCTGCGCCTGTGGCCGGGACGGAGAGGAACTCCCCCTCCTCCAGCCGTACGATCTCCGGCCGGCCCTTCGTGCCGATGCAGAACTGATCCGGGACCTGGTCAGCGCCCGGTTCGGCGATGTGACGATCCCGACCATCCTCCTCCTCAACAAGACCGGTGGGATGGACCGGAACGACCTGGTCATCGCCAACGGCGCCCGGTTCGGCTGGCTCGTCTTCGACCCCGTCGACCGGCAGTACCGGTTCGACATCGCCCCCGAGTCCCTCTCCTGGGTGGTCCCGATGGTGACGAAAGGGATCGTCGACCTCTCCACCGCGGCCGACCCGGCCACCCTGGCCGGCCGGCGGCTCGGCGGTAAGAAGGTCGAGGTGACCACCGACGAGCCGGAAGGGACCGTCATCGTCAAGTACCGGCAGCGGTACGGCACCGGCGTACTCCGGGAAGGGACGATCCGGGTCAAGGAGCTGTCGCCCTTCGAAGCGAAGACCTTCGAGAACCCCGACTGGCAGGAGGCCGTCCACCAGAACCGGCTCCACCTCAAGAACCTGGAACGGTTCGCGGTCAGGACGATCAAGCAGCATATGCACGACCGGCCGACCATCAACGTCTCCTTCTCGGGCGGCAAGGACAGCACGGCAGCCCTCGCCCTGGCCCGGCGGGCCGGCGTGACCGACGCCTTCTTCATCAATACCGGGCTGGAGTTCCCCGAGACCGTCGACTTCGTCCGGGAGCAGGGGGTCGAGGTGATCGACAGCGGCGGCGACTTCTGGGCCTCGGTCAGCAAGGCCGGTCCGCCGGGGAAGGACAACCGCTGGTGCTGCAAGAGCCTCAAACTCCACCCGCTGAAACGGTTCCTGGCGAAGACCGGCCCCTGCGTGACCGTGCAGGGCAACCGCTGGTACGAGTCCTGGAACCGGGCCGGCCTCGAAGAGACCAGCCAGAACCCGAACAACCCGCTGCAGCTGAACATCTCCCCCATCCGGAACTGGCGGGCGATCGAGGTCTTCTTCTACCTCTGGTGGCGGAAGGTCCCGTTCAACTCCCTGTACGAGGAGGGGTTCGAGCGGCTCGGCTGCTACCTCTGCCCGGCGATGCTCGAAGCCGAGGGCGAACTGATCAAGCGAACGCACCCCGATTACGAGGCCCGGTGGCAGAACTTCCTGGCGGCCTGGGCTGCGCAGAAGGGATTCCCCGAGGAGTACGCCACCTGGGGGCTCTGGCGGTGGCGCGAACTGCCGCCGAAGATGTCTGAGATCTGCAGAGAGCACGGGCTCGCCGTGACCGAGAAGGGGACGCTGGCCACCGGGCCGGCCAGACCGGTGCCGGTGCCCGTGCAGGTGTCCGAGCCGGTCCTGGAGGCACCGCCGAAGGAACAGCCGGAACCGGTACAGCAGAAACTGGCCGGCCGTCAGACCGAAGAGCAGCCTGACCCGTTCTCGGAATACCGAAAGGACTTCCCCCTCCCCGCCGGCCTGACCTACCTGGACAGCGCCGGGACCAGCATCTCGCCAACACCGGTGCTCGACGCCATGATGCAGTACGACCAGACCTACCGGGCCAACGTCGGCCGCGGGGTCCACCGGCTGACCCAGGTGGCCACCCAGCGCTACTGGCACGCCCACAAGAAGGTCGCCCGGTTCATCGGCGCCGAGGAGCAGGGCGAGGTGGTCTTCACCAAGAACGCGACCGAAGCGATCGCGATGGTCGCCTACGGCCTCGGGTTCTGCCCGAAGGAGCGAGTCGTCACGACCATCCTCGAGCACCACTCCAACCTCCTCCCCTGGATGCGCCTCGCAGAAAAACAGCAGATCGGTGACCTCACGATCGTCCCGATCGGTGAGGACCTGCTGCTGGACATGAACGCCCTCGAGGAGGCGATCACCGACACCACCCGGCTGGTCACGGTCACGCAGGCCTCGAATGTGATCGGCACGATCGTGCCGGTCAAAGAGATCGCAAAGATCTGCCACGACCATGGCGCCCTGCTGCTGGTCGACGCTGCCCAGTCCGTCCCCCACATGCCGGTGGACGTCTCGGACCTGAACTGCGACTTCCTCGCCTTCTCAGGCCACAAGATGCTCGGTCCGACCGGCACCGGGGTGCTCTGGATGAAGGAGTCGATCCTCGAACCCCTCCTCCTCGGTGGCGGGGCCGTCAGCTCGGTCACCGGCACCGGGTATACGCTGGCCGAAGGCTACGCCCGGTACGAGGCCGGCACGCCGCCGATAGGAGCGGGGATCGGCCTCGGCGCCGCCGTCGACTACCTGGAGAAGGTCGGGATGGAGAAGGTCCGGTCGCACGAGACCGCCCTGACCACCCGGATGATCGACGGACTGCGGCGGATCGACGGGGTCACCGTCTACGCCCCGCAGAACCCGGCCGACCGGATCGGGGTCGTCTCCTTCAATGTCGCCGGGTTCGACCCGCACACCGTCGCCACCTACCTGGACGAGCACGCCGAGGTGCTGGTCAGGTCAGGCCACCACTGCTGCATACCCCTGATGGAGCACCTCGGGATCCCGGACGGCACGGTCCGGGCGAGCCTGCACCTCTACTCGAACAGCACCGAGGTCGACACCCTCCTCGCAGCGGTCGGCGAGATCGCCGGAGGGGTCTGACATGGTCATCGCGGTGCCGGCCCTGCGTGAACGGCGGGGAAGCCGCGAAGCGGTCACCGCCGAGGTGGTCGAGGAGGTCCCCCTGGTGCTCACCTTCAACGGCCGGCAGATCATGTCGGCGATGACCGTCCCAGGAAGACCGGCCGACCTGGCCCTCGGCTACCTCTTCTCCGAGCAGATCATCGAGGGGATGGACGAGGTCGAGTCGGTGATGGTCGAGGGGCAGGCCGTGAAGGTGCTGACCCACGACCCGTTCCGGGTCGTCGTCTCCCGGCGGGTCGTCGTCAGCGGCTGTGGCGGGGCGGCCGCTCGGATCCGGGAGCAGCATCTGCCGGTGATCGCCACAGCAATGCCCCTCTCCGCCGAGACGATCCGGACCAGGGTCAACGATCTGCTCGTTGCCGTGCCGCTGGCCGCCACCGGCGATCTCTATGCAGCGGCGCTGGTCATGCCCGACGCCGTCTGGAGTGCCGAGGATCACGGGCTGCAGAACGCCGTCAACCGATTGATCGGCCGGCGGCTGCAGGAAGGAGCGGAGGCTGACGCCTGGGTCGCCGCCTCAGGCAGGATCACCGCCGAGATCGTCATGACCTGCGCCGTCGCGGGGTTCCCGGTCCTCGCCTCGTTCGGCCGGGCCACGGCGCTGGCCATCGATCTGGCGGAAAAGGCCGGGATCACCCTGATCGGCGAGGTCACCGGGGCCGGCATGATCGTCTATACCCATCCGGAACGGGTCGTCGGGTGAACACGCCGGTGACTCTGGAGATACTCGCCGTTCTTCAGCCACGGGTCCGGCGCTCTTCCTGGTCATTGTGATGCTCGGACTCTCAAAATTCCGATCATTCCTGGGAGAGTTAGTTCACCTGTCGGTGAACCGGTACAATCCCTTCGGAATCGTGATCTCGAACCTGACCCCGTTCCCCGGCTCCCCGGTCTCTGCGATCGTCATACCGGAAATCTCAAGAAGATCGTGGACAAAGAAGAGAAAAAATCCGGTCTCTGTCCCATAACTCTTGGTGAACAGGTCTCTTCTCTTCTCCTCCGGAATCCCGACCCCATCATCCCGGTATACCAGCGTACAGCCGATCTCTGATTGCCGGGCGGTAATCCGGATCTCCGTTACCTTTTCGCCGTGTTTAACCGAGTTATCGATCAGGTGCCAGAACACTTTCTCGATGACCGGGTCAGCGTAAAGTTCCAGATTCTCTGCATCGTTTATGATGCGGATAGATCCTGCCACCCCTGTCATGCGGACGTTGTCCAGGAGTTCTCTCAGACTGTACCAGCGGGGGTGTTGCTTGCCCATCTCCTGGTATTCCTTGGTGTACGAGATCTGCTGATGGATCACCTGGAGAATGGTATCCTCGCGTTCGAGAAATTCCCGCGCCTTCTCATCGGTGATAAGTGCCTTGCTCAGTTCGACATATCCCCGCAGCCCGGTGACCTTGTTGTAGATATCATGCCATGCGACAATATTCATCAGGTTCAGTTTCTGGTTTGCGGTTCGCAGGGCCAGCTCCTGATTCTTGCGTTCTGAAATGTCATGGAAAATGCCGAGAATTCCGGAGATCGTTCCCGTATCATTTCGGAGAGGAGTTTTTATTGTGGAGATCCAGAACTCTTTTCCTTCCGTGACATACTGTTCTTCTAGCTCCCTGGTCTCTCCGGAATCCATAATAGCCAGGTCGTCCGCCCGATACTTCTCCGCCAGTTCAGGGGGGAAAAAATCAAAATCCGACTTTCCTGCAATATCTCCAGGAACAATGCCGAGATCGCGGGCGTACTGTTCATTACAGGATACATAGGTCAGAGCAGCATTCTTGATGAAGATCTTTTCAGGAATATTTTCCACAAGTATGCGGTATTTTTCTTCACTCTCAATCAGTGATTCCTTGGCCTGCATCCTGCGGATCACCTCTCCGAGCGGCAGGGCGACCTCTTCCATGATCTGGACCAGTTCGAGGGGAACCATATTCTCCCGGTGATCGTTGAACTGGATGAGCCCGATGATCCCCTGTGAGGTCCGGATCGGAATGAGAGCGACGGACTCGTATCCCATCTCGTTGCAGACATTGCGGGTGAGCCCTCTCTCCTCGTCAGAGATGCTGGCTAGGAATGTGCTGGTGGCATTGCAGTAGAAGGACCCCCCTGGTGTTGCAACCGGCAGGTCGGGTTTGATCGCTCCGGTTATGACATAAATGCACATGCATTCATCAGATAGAATATTGAGCGGTGTCTCTCTCTCGTAAAAGGACTCGGGGAATCCGCAGTATGCCTGGTACGGGATGTTGCCCTCTGCATCCAGAAGCCGGAATCCGATCGCCTCACAGTGAGAGAATACCCTGAACTCCTCCACATACCTCTGAAGCATCTCGTGTAGGGAACCCGCCTGGTTTGCGATCTGATAGATCCTGTTTATCTGGGATGAAACCCGTTCAGCTCGTTTGCGTTCGGTGATATCCTCGAATACGGTGACAAAATACTCTTTTGCCGGAGAATATACCGACAGGTGCAGCCATTTGCCGGAAGGTTTGAAGTCGATATCGAATGCTTCGGGTTTTGCCGTCCGGGCAACTCTCCCACAGATCTCGAACAATTCCGGATATGCTTCCTTAATGCCGGGAAAAACCTCAGTGACCC is part of the Methanosphaerula palustris E1-9c genome and encodes:
- a CDS encoding aminotransferase class V-fold PLP-dependent enzyme, yielding MFREPPVKKVLYWCTHCNVPLLARSCACGRDGEELPLLQPYDLRPALRADAELIRDLVSARFGDVTIPTILLLNKTGGMDRNDLVIANGARFGWLVFDPVDRQYRFDIAPESLSWVVPMVTKGIVDLSTAADPATLAGRRLGGKKVEVTTDEPEGTVIVKYRQRYGTGVLREGTIRVKELSPFEAKTFENPDWQEAVHQNRLHLKNLERFAVRTIKQHMHDRPTINVSFSGGKDSTAALALARRAGVTDAFFINTGLEFPETVDFVREQGVEVIDSGGDFWASVSKAGPPGKDNRWCCKSLKLHPLKRFLAKTGPCVTVQGNRWYESWNRAGLEETSQNPNNPLQLNISPIRNWRAIEVFFYLWWRKVPFNSLYEEGFERLGCYLCPAMLEAEGELIKRTHPDYEARWQNFLAAWAAQKGFPEEYATWGLWRWRELPPKMSEICREHGLAVTEKGTLATGPARPVPVPVQVSEPVLEAPPKEQPEPVQQKLAGRQTEEQPDPFSEYRKDFPLPAGLTYLDSAGTSISPTPVLDAMMQYDQTYRANVGRGVHRLTQVATQRYWHAHKKVARFIGAEEQGEVVFTKNATEAIAMVAYGLGFCPKERVVTTILEHHSNLLPWMRLAEKQQIGDLTIVPIGEDLLLDMNALEEAITDTTRLVTVTQASNVIGTIVPVKEIAKICHDHGALLLVDAAQSVPHMPVDVSDLNCDFLAFSGHKMLGPTGTGVLWMKESILEPLLLGGGAVSSVTGTGYTLAEGYARYEAGTPPIGAGIGLGAAVDYLEKVGMEKVRSHETALTTRMIDGLRRIDGVTVYAPQNPADRIGVVSFNVAGFDPHTVATYLDEHAEVLVRSGHHCCIPLMEHLGIPDGTVRASLHLYSNSTEVDTLLAAVGEIAGGV
- a CDS encoding formate dehydrogenase accessory sulfurtransferase FdhD, with protein sequence MVIAVPALRERRGSREAVTAEVVEEVPLVLTFNGRQIMSAMTVPGRPADLALGYLFSEQIIEGMDEVESVMVEGQAVKVLTHDPFRVVVSRRVVVSGCGGAAARIREQHLPVIATAMPLSAETIRTRVNDLLVAVPLAATGDLYAAALVMPDAVWSAEDHGLQNAVNRLIGRRLQEGAEADAWVAASGRITAEIVMTCAVAGFPVLASFGRATALAIDLAEKAGITLIGEVTGAGMIVYTHPERVVG